Proteins co-encoded in one Blastocatellia bacterium genomic window:
- the lpxC gene encoding UDP-3-O-acyl-N-acetylglucosamine deacetylase produces MRSRQQTLARPVEIEGIGLHTGVRARLRLCPAPAYTGLLFRRVDLDGFEVPASPQYVAHVSYATALVRAGVMVATVEHLLAALYACGVDNAFIELDALEVPILDGSAAPFVELLMRAGRRTLDAPRQYLRVRQPIRVGDGQKYIAFSPDACLRLSCTIEFAHPMIGRQHRELIVTEETFVEELAPARTFGFLEDVEKLRQMGLIRGGSLQNAIVLTRDGLLNSEGLRFPDEFVRHKMVDLLGDLALLGRPLLARVEAWRPGHAMNAMAVAALLRDPTAWELSD; encoded by the coding sequence ATGCGCTCGCGTCAACAGACCCTCGCGCGTCCGGTGGAAATCGAAGGGATCGGACTGCACACGGGAGTACGCGCGCGGCTGAGGCTATGTCCAGCTCCGGCGTATACGGGACTGCTGTTTCGCCGCGTGGACTTGGATGGATTTGAGGTTCCGGCTTCGCCGCAATATGTGGCGCACGTCAGCTATGCGACGGCGCTCGTACGCGCAGGCGTCATGGTCGCGACGGTCGAACATTTGCTGGCGGCGCTCTATGCCTGCGGCGTGGACAACGCCTTCATCGAACTGGATGCCTTGGAAGTGCCCATCCTCGATGGCAGCGCTGCGCCCTTCGTCGAACTGCTCATGCGCGCCGGACGTCGGACGCTCGACGCACCGCGACAATATCTGCGCGTTCGCCAGCCGATTCGCGTGGGCGATGGCCAAAAATACATCGCCTTCTCCCCGGATGCGTGCCTTCGCTTGAGCTGCACGATTGAGTTCGCGCATCCGATGATCGGACGACAGCACCGCGAGTTGATCGTCACGGAAGAGACGTTCGTCGAGGAGTTGGCCCCCGCGCGCACGTTCGGGTTCCTCGAAGACGTCGAGAAGCTCCGCCAGATGGGACTCATTCGCGGCGGTTCTCTGCAAAACGCCATCGTCCTCACGCGCGACGGCCTCCTCAACTCGGAAGGCCTGCGATTCCCGGATGAGTTCGTGCGCCACAAGATGGTGGACTTGCTCGGGGATCTCGCATTGCTCGGACGCCCTCTGCTCGCGCGCGTGGAAGCGTGGCGTCCCGGCCACGCCATGAACGCGATGGCCGTGGCTGCCCTCTTGCGCGATCCTACGGCGTGGGAACTCTCCGATTAA
- a CDS encoding biopolymer transporter ExbD → MRVPRRKITSEIPTASMADIAFLLIIFFMLTAAFAAIKGLSFGLPPEDPSLMVHVRPEQALYVKVLANGQYLLNEQPIRIEDLGPAIKGKIEQNPNTPVIIDTDPEAPFEAMIAAFDEAKLAGAKRISLPTPADRLRWRMLSGRGR, encoded by the coding sequence ATGCGCGTCCCGCGTCGGAAGATCACCTCGGAGATTCCCACAGCCTCGATGGCCGACATCGCCTTCCTGCTCATCATCTTCTTCATGCTGACGGCGGCGTTTGCGGCCATCAAGGGGTTAAGCTTCGGCTTGCCGCCAGAGGATCCGAGCCTCATGGTGCATGTGCGGCCGGAGCAGGCGCTCTACGTCAAGGTCCTCGCCAATGGGCAGTATTTGCTCAATGAGCAGCCGATTCGCATCGAAGATCTTGGTCCGGCCATCAAGGGGAAGATCGAGCAGAACCCGAATACGCCGGTGATCATTGATACGGATCCGGAGGCTCCCTTCGAGGCGATGATCGCGGCCTTCGACGAAGCGAAATTAGCGGGGGCGAAGCGCATCTCGTTACCAACGCCGGCGGATCGCCTGCGCTGGCGCATGCTCTCCGGACGCGGGCGATGA
- a CDS encoding oligopeptide transporter, OPT family, with amino-acid sequence MNRKDTPYIPPEQTMPELTFRSLFIGVVLAIILGAANAYVGMKAGLTVAATFPATVMALALLRPLGGGVLEQNVARTTASVGEALVAGAIFTIPAFLLTGVWAEFNYWESTLIMLVGGTLGVLFITFLRRVLVHDPELPFPESVACAELTKAGQAGQTGASYVFGAMGLSAVIEIFKNEIGIKVIQEYARGFLPFRKFASPILPDVQHGGGIVWVTPSASPMLMGVGFIIGWRLAALVFTGGVIAWGLLVPLLLFAGPHLESAVGSRSWMDLAMTVWRQQVRPLAVGAMIVAAFYTLSRLRQALRSAFAHAVHDLLRLLRGGSASSSEVLRTERDLPMGAVLLGILGLTIPISILYGYFTERVGAAIITTLVMLVAGLLFAAVAGYLVGLIGSSNNPISGLTLSTLIIAGLILLSIGVSGERGVLAVLGVAAVICCAMGIAGDMMQDLKVGQLLGGTPWRMQLGEMVGVWISALVLTVPLIVLHRTYVIGSDQLPAPQAGLMAMMSQGIMAGQMAWPLVLMGAFLAVALILLRVPSVMLIAVGMYLPFYSTAAIFVGGLFRALLESVLRRHSLSEGERERIENVGTLVASGLIAGESITSIVLAFLLIGGITLPKPVVGATLMSGLALLVFVITAVALIVPPLRAARANRSA; translated from the coding sequence ATGAATCGCAAGGACACGCCCTACATTCCACCAGAGCAAACGATGCCCGAGTTGACGTTTCGTTCGCTCTTCATTGGCGTCGTGCTGGCGATCATCTTGGGAGCCGCCAATGCTTACGTGGGGATGAAAGCGGGGTTGACCGTGGCGGCCACGTTCCCAGCGACGGTGATGGCTCTGGCCCTTTTGCGGCCGCTTGGCGGTGGCGTCCTCGAACAGAACGTCGCGCGCACGACGGCCTCCGTGGGAGAAGCGTTAGTGGCTGGCGCGATCTTCACGATCCCCGCCTTCCTGCTGACGGGCGTATGGGCGGAGTTCAACTACTGGGAGAGCACGCTCATCATGCTCGTGGGCGGGACGCTCGGCGTCTTGTTCATTACGTTTCTGCGCCGCGTGCTCGTTCACGACCCGGAGCTGCCGTTTCCCGAGAGCGTCGCTTGCGCGGAGCTGACCAAGGCTGGTCAGGCGGGACAAACCGGCGCCAGCTATGTCTTCGGCGCAATGGGGCTGAGCGCTGTCATCGAGATCTTCAAAAACGAAATCGGGATCAAGGTCATTCAAGAGTACGCGCGAGGATTCCTGCCTTTTCGCAAGTTCGCCTCTCCAATCCTCCCTGACGTGCAGCATGGGGGAGGGATCGTTTGGGTGACGCCCTCAGCGTCGCCGATGCTGATGGGCGTGGGCTTCATCATCGGATGGCGATTGGCCGCATTGGTCTTCACCGGAGGGGTGATCGCGTGGGGATTGCTTGTTCCGCTGCTGTTGTTCGCGGGACCGCATTTGGAATCGGCCGTCGGAAGTCGAAGCTGGATGGATCTGGCGATGACGGTGTGGCGGCAGCAAGTGCGCCCGCTCGCCGTTGGAGCGATGATCGTCGCCGCTTTCTACACGCTCTCTCGATTGCGGCAAGCTTTGCGCTCGGCGTTCGCGCACGCTGTGCACGATCTGCTCCGCCTCCTTCGAGGAGGGAGCGCATCTTCGAGCGAAGTGCTGCGCACGGAGCGAGACTTGCCTATGGGCGCGGTCCTGCTGGGCATTCTTGGCTTGACCATTCCGATCAGCATCCTCTACGGGTATTTCACCGAGCGCGTGGGGGCAGCCATCATCACGACGCTTGTGATGCTCGTGGCTGGGCTTCTGTTCGCGGCTGTGGCCGGATACTTGGTCGGGTTGATCGGCAGCTCGAACAATCCGATTTCGGGGCTGACGCTTTCGACCCTGATCATCGCCGGATTGATCCTGTTGAGCATCGGCGTCAGTGGCGAACGCGGTGTGCTCGCCGTGCTCGGTGTCGCCGCGGTGATCTGCTGCGCGATGGGCATCGCTGGTGACATGATGCAGGATTTGAAAGTGGGCCAGTTGCTCGGCGGCACGCCTTGGCGGATGCAACTTGGGGAGATGGTCGGCGTATGGATTTCGGCGTTAGTGCTGACGGTCCCGTTGATTGTCCTGCACCGGACCTATGTCATTGGCTCGGATCAACTGCCTGCGCCGCAAGCTGGATTAATGGCGATGATGTCACAAGGTATCATGGCGGGACAGATGGCATGGCCGCTCGTGCTCATGGGAGCATTCCTGGCGGTAGCGCTCATCTTGCTCCGCGTGCCGTCGGTGATGCTCATTGCTGTCGGCATGTATTTGCCCTTCTATTCGACGGCGGCCATCTTCGTCGGGGGCCTCTTCCGTGCGCTCTTGGAGAGCGTGCTCCGACGACACTCCCTCTCCGAAGGGGAACGCGAGCGGATCGAAAACGTGGGGACGCTCGTGGCCTCGGGGTTGATCGCTGGAGAATCCATCACCTCGATTGTGCTGGCCTTTCTCCTCATTGGAGGAATCACGCTCCCCAAACCCGTCGTCGGGGCAACGCTCATGAGCGGACTCGCCTTGCTTGTCTTCGTGATCACAGCTGTGGCGTTAATCGTCCCTCCGCTTCGAGCCGCGCGTGCGAATCGGAGCGCTTGA
- a CDS encoding MotA/TolQ/ExbB proton channel family protein, translating to MVSHLIVSIPLLLIGWGTLVDYFQRGGPVMYPLLICSLAGLVVIIERGWVLHRIKDDAAEIVSRVRRALHARDLEGAVRVCDTIQGPIANTLKAGLLQVGKPAEEIERIMGIVATQEVARLERFLWVLATVANIAPLFGFLGTVTGMINAFDRVAEVGLGNPRAVAGGISEALITTATGLIIALPTQAAYNYLTTRVNKISLSMETAGAMLLETLKEMEPYLPRPEIETPMAGR from the coding sequence GTGGTGAGTCATCTCATCGTGAGCATACCGCTTCTTTTGATCGGATGGGGGACGCTCGTGGATTACTTCCAGCGAGGCGGTCCCGTCATGTATCCGTTGTTGATTTGTTCGCTGGCCGGGCTGGTGGTGATCATCGAGCGTGGCTGGGTGCTGCATCGGATCAAGGACGATGCGGCGGAGATCGTCAGCCGCGTCCGTCGCGCGCTGCATGCCCGCGATCTGGAAGGAGCCGTGCGGGTCTGCGACACCATCCAGGGACCGATTGCGAACACATTGAAGGCGGGGCTGCTGCAGGTCGGCAAGCCGGCCGAGGAGATCGAGCGCATCATGGGGATCGTGGCGACGCAAGAGGTGGCGCGATTGGAGCGATTCCTCTGGGTCTTGGCAACGGTCGCCAACATCGCGCCGCTGTTCGGTTTCTTGGGGACGGTGACAGGGATGATCAACGCCTTCGATCGCGTGGCGGAAGTGGGTCTGGGGAATCCGCGCGCCGTCGCTGGTGGCATCTCAGAAGCCTTGATCACGACGGCCACGGGATTGATCATTGCATTGCCGACGCAAGCGGCGTATAACTATCTGACCACGCGGGTGAACAAAATCTCCCTCAGCATGGAGACAGCCGGCGCCATGCTCCTGGAGACGCTCAAGGAGATGGAGCCCTATTTGCCACGGCCGGAGATTGAGACGCCGATGGCCGGACGCTGA
- the serC gene encoding 3-phosphoserine/phosphohydroxythreonine transaminase: MNRIYNFSAGPAMLPAPVLEEAQRHLRALPGIGMSVLEISHRSRWFEELRDEAEANLRALLQLPNDYHVLFLQGGASLQFSMVPMNMLRGRRAVAEYILTGFWSERAAAEARREGNVRVLWSGESEQYRRAPRADEIRVDPQAAYVHFTSNETIQGVQFATEPETGDVPLICDASSDFLSRPIPIERYALLYAGAQKNAGTAGLTIVLLREDLLDRIPDGLPSMLDYRVHVRHRSVYNTPPVFAIYILVLVTRWLLREIGGLERMAALNRQKAQLLYDVIDHSEGFYRGHAHPESRSIMNVTWRLPNEELERTFLREAEARGLYELKGHRSVGGLRASLYNAMPLEGVRALCDFMQEFRERYDRRR, from the coding sequence ATGAACCGCATCTACAATTTCTCGGCCGGACCGGCGATGCTTCCCGCGCCGGTCTTGGAAGAAGCGCAGCGCCACCTGCGGGCGTTGCCGGGTATCGGCATGTCCGTGTTGGAGATCAGCCACCGCTCCCGATGGTTCGAAGAGCTTCGAGATGAAGCCGAAGCCAACCTTCGAGCATTGCTTCAATTGCCCAATGACTATCATGTGCTCTTCCTGCAAGGCGGCGCGAGCCTGCAGTTCTCGATGGTCCCGATGAACATGCTGCGCGGTCGCCGTGCGGTCGCCGAGTATATCCTCACGGGCTTTTGGAGCGAACGGGCTGCCGCGGAAGCGCGGCGTGAGGGCAATGTGCGCGTCCTCTGGAGTGGAGAGTCGGAGCAATACCGGCGCGCGCCGCGCGCAGATGAGATCCGCGTCGACCCGCAAGCCGCCTACGTCCACTTCACTTCGAACGAGACGATCCAGGGCGTGCAGTTCGCCACGGAGCCGGAGACGGGCGATGTGCCACTCATTTGCGATGCTTCTTCGGATTTCCTCTCACGTCCCATCCCCATCGAGCGATATGCCTTGCTTTACGCGGGCGCGCAAAAGAATGCCGGAACGGCCGGCCTGACCATCGTCTTGCTGCGCGAGGATCTGCTTGACCGCATCCCGGACGGCCTCCCCTCGATGCTCGATTATCGCGTGCACGTGCGGCATCGCTCGGTCTACAACACCCCACCCGTGTTCGCGATCTATATCCTCGTGCTCGTCACGCGCTGGCTCTTGCGGGAGATCGGCGGCTTGGAGCGCATGGCCGCTTTGAATCGTCAGAAGGCGCAACTCCTCTACGACGTCATTGATCACAGCGAAGGCTTCTATCGCGGCCATGCCCATCCAGAGAGTCGATCCATCATGAATGTGACCTGGCGGTTGCCGAACGAAGAATTGGAGCGAACGTTCCTGCGAGAGGCTGAAGCGCGCGGACTTTACGAATTGAAAGGGCATCGCTCGGTCGGCGGCTTGCGCGCCTCGCTTTACAACGCGATGCCCCTTGAGGGGGTTCGCGCCCTCTGCGACTTCATGCAGGAATTCCGAGAGCGATACGACCGACGTCGGTGA
- a CDS encoding biopolymer transporter ExbD has product MLQLRKRIHRIAPTVPTASMADIAFLLIIFFLVTTVFTTDQTVVDLPTSVNREDVYRNSALITITVDRVIKVTDGEHSETVQSIEQLDRFIADVLRRTPDRPFVVKADRAVPYQLVEFALERLRLSRARTVYFLTEGRPPRRPS; this is encoded by the coding sequence ATGCTGCAGTTGAGGAAGCGCATTCATCGGATCGCGCCGACGGTCCCGACGGCCTCGATGGCCGACATCGCCTTCCTGCTCATCATCTTCTTCTTGGTCACGACGGTGTTCACTACGGATCAGACGGTCGTGGATTTGCCGACTTCGGTCAATCGGGAAGACGTCTATCGCAACAGCGCGCTCATCACAATCACGGTGGATCGCGTGATTAAGGTCACCGATGGGGAGCATTCTGAGACGGTGCAGAGCATCGAGCAGCTCGATCGTTTCATCGCCGATGTGCTCCGGCGCACGCCCGATCGCCCCTTCGTCGTGAAGGCCGATCGCGCCGTGCCGTATCAACTGGTGGAGTTCGCCTTGGAACGATTGCGCTTGAGCCGGGCGCGAACGGTGTATTTCCTGACCGAGGGGCGTCCGCCGCGACGACCAAGTTGA
- a CDS encoding STAS domain-containing protein, translated as MAGTMTITERRHDDVVILDIDGKILLGEGDVQLREAIRRLLQSGVRKILLNLANVPYMDSAGLGELVRAYTTVRREGGELKLLNLTARIQDLLTITKLISVFESFDSEEAALKSFAH; from the coding sequence ATGGCAGGGACGATGACGATCACGGAACGACGGCACGATGACGTAGTGATCCTTGACATTGATGGGAAGATCCTCCTTGGGGAGGGCGACGTACAACTGCGAGAGGCCATTCGCCGACTCTTACAATCGGGCGTTCGAAAGATCCTCCTCAACTTGGCGAACGTCCCGTATATGGACAGCGCCGGATTGGGCGAGTTGGTGCGCGCCTACACGACGGTACGCCGGGAGGGAGGTGAGCTGAAGTTGTTGAATCTGACGGCGCGCATTCAGGACCTACTGACCATCACTAAGCTGATCTCCGTCTTCGAATCCTTCGACTCCGAGGAAGCAGCTCTCAAGAGCTTCGCGCACTGA
- a CDS encoding secondary thiamine-phosphate synthase enzyme YjbQ: MAVETKQVTLPTQGRDEIRDITPEVARAVRSSAISSGTVTIFVPGSTAGVTTIEYEPNVVADLADAIRRLVPENMPYRHNAIDDNGHSHVRAALVGPSLTVPFVNKELLLGTWQQIVLIDFDTHPRQRRLIFQIVGE; this comes from the coding sequence ATGGCGGTTGAGACGAAGCAGGTGACGCTCCCGACGCAGGGGCGAGACGAGATTCGGGACATCACCCCAGAGGTCGCGCGGGCCGTTCGCTCGAGCGCGATCTCTTCGGGGACGGTGACGATTTTCGTGCCCGGTTCGACGGCCGGAGTGACGACGATCGAATACGAGCCGAACGTGGTCGCTGATTTGGCCGACGCCATTCGCCGACTCGTTCCGGAGAACATGCCGTATCGGCACAATGCCATTGACGACAACGGGCACAGCCATGTGCGCGCGGCCTTGGTGGGGCCATCACTTACGGTGCCGTTTGTGAACAAGGAGCTGCTGCTCGGTACCTGGCAGCAGATCGTCCTCATTGATTTCGACACGCATCCGCGTCAACGCCGCCTCATCTTTCAAATCGTGGGGGAATGA